In Fluviispira sanaruensis, a genomic segment contains:
- a CDS encoding MFS transporter: MNSSENLSSLSAKNKFLSRSGIIAGLSCVAATGIGFGLSLPLLSFVMKEMGYSSIMIGLNTSMPAIAAFVLSPIFLKFMEKYGLKSFITFAVFLAVMCFLSFFFTQSVILWFVLRFVFGACLDGIFVASETWIGELSSDEMRGRIMGIFSSCLSIGYFLGAGILAFTGSRGLLPFAVGSFFLLLVFVPIILARKQIPDIKSEEKTALKPIILSSPIAMGAAIVYGYLETTAFNLLPIYGVYNGLTEKASVSLLVTVGIGQACLQFFIGAIADKYGAKKALTICTLIGIIGAIGIGIFINTPFVLYPILFFWGACISGFYTLALIIVGKKYKGSSLAGANTAVVAMFGLGSLIGPPVAGLGMSTSEEYGFVLAMLLPVLVYFIPLIRKK, from the coding sequence ATGAATTCTTCAGAAAATTTAAGCTCTTTATCAGCCAAGAACAAATTTTTGTCGCGTTCAGGAATCATTGCTGGGTTGAGTTGCGTGGCCGCTACAGGGATTGGTTTTGGTCTTTCCCTCCCTCTCCTTTCATTTGTTATGAAAGAAATGGGATATTCTTCAATAATGATTGGTTTAAATACCTCTATGCCAGCTATTGCCGCATTTGTGCTTTCGCCGATTTTTTTGAAGTTTATGGAAAAATATGGCTTAAAAAGTTTTATTACATTCGCTGTTTTTCTCGCGGTTATGTGCTTTCTGTCTTTCTTTTTTACCCAAAGCGTAATTTTGTGGTTTGTTCTTCGGTTTGTTTTTGGTGCTTGCCTTGACGGGATATTTGTCGCAAGCGAAACGTGGATAGGGGAACTGTCATCCGATGAAATGCGTGGACGCATTATGGGGATTTTTTCATCTTGTCTCAGTATTGGCTATTTTTTGGGGGCAGGAATTTTAGCCTTTACAGGAAGCAGAGGACTTTTGCCTTTTGCTGTGGGTTCCTTTTTTCTCCTGCTCGTATTTGTGCCAATAATTTTAGCTAGAAAGCAAATACCAGATATTAAAAGTGAAGAAAAAACTGCGTTGAAACCAATCATTTTGTCATCGCCAATCGCAATGGGCGCAGCCATTGTCTATGGATATTTGGAAACCACAGCATTTAATTTATTGCCAATTTATGGTGTCTATAATGGATTAACTGAAAAAGCTTCAGTCTCTTTACTTGTGACTGTAGGGATAGGGCAAGCGTGTTTACAATTTTTTATTGGTGCAATTGCAGATAAATATGGTGCAAAAAAAGCACTTACTATTTGTACATTAATAGGAATAATAGGGGCAATTGGAATAGGGATTTTTATAAACACCCCTTTTGTTTTATATCCTATACTATTCTTTTGGGGAGCGTGTATTTCTGGTTTTTATACATTGGCGCTCATTATTGTTGGAAAAAAATATAAGGGAAGTAGTTTGGCAGGAGCAAATACAGCGGTTGTTGCTATGTTTGGCTTGGGTTCGTTGATAGGACCTCCCGTTGCCGGACTTGGTATGAGTACTTCGGAAGAATATGGATTTGTCCTTGCTATGCTCTTGCCTGTTCTTGTATATTTTATTCCACTTATACGGAAAAAGTAA
- a CDS encoding NUDIX domain-containing protein — MRKVSISIYTVYQILKKIIQRISGVRTCGVRGLVINHENKILLVKHTYLNGWHFPGGGVEKNESPREAIVREVREEAGIIVNEFPVIFDCYYHKILGVDDFVCFYVIKKFDTQPFESPEIKEAKWFSLEDLPYDVTRATRRRLAEFFEGCERQNKW; from the coding sequence ATGCGTAAAGTCTCAATATCAATATACACTGTTTATCAAATATTGAAGAAAATTATTCAAAGAATTTCTGGAGTGCGCACCTGCGGTGTGAGAGGACTCGTCATAAATCATGAAAATAAAATATTACTTGTCAAACATACTTATTTAAATGGATGGCATTTTCCAGGTGGGGGTGTGGAAAAAAATGAATCACCCCGTGAAGCAATTGTCCGTGAAGTGCGGGAAGAAGCAGGTATTATTGTGAATGAATTTCCTGTTATTTTTGATTGCTATTATCATAAAATTCTTGGTGTGGATGACTTTGTCTGTTTTTATGTTATAAAAAAATTTGACACTCAGCCTTTTGAAAGTCCAGAGATTAAAGAAGCCAAGTGGTTTTCCCTAGAAGATTTGCCTTATGATGTCACAAGAGCTACTAGAAGAAGGCTTGCTGAGTTTTTTGAAGGCTGTGAGCGGCAAAACAAGTGGTAA
- a CDS encoding nicotinate phosphoribosyltransferase — MSSFFETVYKGSLTLLTDFYQLTMAYGYWKSGISERESVFHLYFRKNPFNGGYTLNSGLELVIDYLNQFKFSEDDLCYLSSIKDADGKELFEKEFIEYLKDMSFTCNLDAIQEGTIVFPYEPLLRISGPLIQCQLLETPLLNIINFHSLISTKAARVVSVAGTSQVLEFGLRRAQGVDGGLSASRAAFIGGCSATSNTLAGKIFNIPVRGTHSHSWVMAFDNEVESFYAFARAMPNNVIFLVDTYNSLEGVKKAIEVGNWLKTQGKKLGGIRLDSGDLAYLSIEARKMLDKSGFPEAVIVASNDLDENVIASLKEQGAQVAVWGVGTQLVTAFDQPALGAVYKISAIKSSTGHWEHRIKLSEQSMKISTPGILQVRRFSNKNLFEADMIFDTLSSDKIKSSLIIDPEDFTRFCEIPKNCESEDLLVPIYREGKLIYKPPTLNEIRERSFTQLRKLHASIRRLMNPHHYPAGLEKKLHDYKLNLIYKFKKKDQHEKRATDLNASM, encoded by the coding sequence ATGAGCTCATTTTTTGAAACAGTTTACAAGGGTTCTCTAACATTATTAACTGATTTTTATCAATTAACCATGGCATATGGATATTGGAAATCTGGAATTTCTGAAAGAGAAAGTGTTTTTCATCTTTATTTTCGTAAAAACCCTTTTAACGGTGGATATACTTTAAACTCTGGACTTGAGCTTGTCATTGATTATTTAAATCAATTTAAATTTTCTGAAGATGATCTGTGTTACTTGAGCTCTATTAAAGATGCAGATGGAAAAGAATTATTTGAAAAAGAATTTATTGAATATCTTAAAGATATGTCTTTTACTTGTAATCTCGATGCGATTCAAGAAGGGACAATCGTTTTTCCTTATGAACCTTTATTAAGAATCTCGGGTCCTCTTATCCAATGCCAGCTTTTAGAAACTCCTTTGCTCAATATTATTAATTTTCATTCATTGATTTCTACAAAAGCTGCACGGGTTGTGTCAGTGGCGGGTACGAGCCAAGTGCTTGAATTTGGCTTGCGCAGAGCGCAGGGCGTTGATGGTGGTTTAAGCGCAAGTAGAGCGGCATTTATTGGGGGTTGTTCTGCTACATCGAACACTTTAGCGGGGAAAATTTTTAATATTCCTGTGCGTGGAACACATTCACACAGCTGGGTGATGGCATTTGATAATGAAGTGGAGTCCTTTTATGCATTTGCCCGTGCCATGCCAAATAATGTTATTTTTTTAGTCGACACCTACAACAGTTTAGAAGGTGTAAAAAAAGCGATTGAAGTTGGCAATTGGCTGAAGACTCAAGGAAAGAAGTTGGGCGGAATTCGCCTCGATTCAGGGGATCTTGCTTATTTAAGTATTGAAGCCAGAAAAATGCTAGATAAATCTGGTTTTCCTGAAGCAGTTATTGTTGCGAGCAATGATTTAGATGAAAATGTTATTGCGAGCCTGAAAGAACAGGGAGCACAAGTAGCTGTTTGGGGGGTTGGTACACAATTGGTTACAGCTTTCGATCAGCCAGCTTTGGGCGCTGTTTATAAAATATCAGCGATAAAATCTTCAACTGGGCATTGGGAACATCGCATTAAATTATCTGAGCAATCTATGAAAATTTCTACCCCAGGAATTTTGCAGGTACGTAGGTTTTCCAATAAAAACTTATTTGAAGCAGATATGATTTTTGACACGCTGAGCTCTGATAAAATTAAGTCATCTCTAATAATAGATCCAGAAGATTTCACTCGTTTCTGTGAAATACCCAAGAACTGTGAATCTGAAGATCTTCTAGTGCCAATTTATCGTGAAGGTAAACTTATTTATAAGCCCCCTACACTAAATGAAATAAGAGAAAGATCTTTCACCCAACTTAGAAAACTACATGCAAGTATAAGAAGATTGATGAACCCACATCATTATCCAGCAGGTCTCGAAAAGAAATTACATGATTATAAGTTAAATTTAATTTATAAATTTAAAAAAAAAGATCAACACGAAAAAAGAGCAACAGATCTAAACGCTAGCATGTAA